In Malus sylvestris chromosome 16, drMalSylv7.2, whole genome shotgun sequence, the following are encoded in one genomic region:
- the LOC126607984 gene encoding alpha-galactosidase mel1-like isoform X2, with translation MNVCLFLFTSLCFLLGLFTQRVSSQDRASTPPRGWNSYDSFIWTISEEEFSQNAKIMAKQLLSHGYEYAVVDYLWYRRKVPGAYVDSLGFDVIDEWGRPIPDPDRWPSSRGGKGFAEVAAKVHSLGLKFGIHVMRGISTQAVNASTLILDTNTGSAYKEAGRNWTAKDIGIKERTCAWMHNGFMSVNTKLGAGKAFLRSLYKQYAEWGVDFVKNDCVFGEDLDVPEITYISDILKQLDRPILYSLSPGTRVTPDMAKAISGMVNMYRITGDDWDSWGDVLAHFDVTRDFAAADMIGAKGLLGKSWPDLDMLPLGWLSDPGSNDGPHRWTNLGLREQRTQMTLWSMARSPLMFGGDMRQLNDVTMELLANPTVLEINSFSSNNREFSYITSNVSAKAVKNDDHVHTWQSRRHLTNAKTTNTHVLGLTTCADAKAIGWSAQALDQDREHICWTANSRGKHQAPFCLNKTESLLAIDEDITDKQQYLGKVNLLANDGTDRCLHASPKQKLTSKDVKRGFFSPCRWDANQE, from the exons ATGAATGTCTGCTTGTTCCTCTTCACCTCTCTCTGCTTCTTACTCGGTCTGTTCACCCAGAG GGTGTCATCACAAGATCGCGCCAGCACCCCGCCGAGAGGTTGGAACTCGTATGACTCGTTTATCTGGACTATTTCAGAGGAAGAATTCTCCCAAAATGCCAAAATTATGGCAAAGCAGCTCCTTTCTCATGGATATGAG TATGCTGTGGTGGATTACCTGTGGTATAGGAGAAAAGTTCCAGGTGCTTATGTTGATTCTCTTGGGTTTGATGTGATCGATGAGTGGGGGAGGCCGATACCTGATCCAGATAGGTGGCCTTCGTCGAGAGGTGGGAAAGGGTTCGCTGAAGTGGCAGCAAAAGTACATAGCCTCGGTTTGAAATTCGGGATTCATGTCATGAGAGGAATAAGTACACAGGCAGTAAATGCGAGTACCTTGATCTTGGACACCAACACG GGGTCTGCTTACAAAGAGGCTGGAAGAAATTGGACTGCAAAAGATATAGGGATCAAGGAGAGGACTTGTGCATGGATGCACAATGGTTTCATGAGTGTGAATACCAAGTTGGGCGCTGGAAAGGCCTTCTTGAGGTCACTCTATAAACAGTATGCTGAATGGGGTGTTGATTTTG TGAAAAATGACTGCGTGTTTGGTGAAGACTTAGACGTACCCGAAATAACCTACATTTCAGAC ATTCTGAAGCAACTTGACCGTCCTATATTGTATTCTCTATCTCCTGGAACCAGAGTAACACCTGATATGGCCAAGGCTATAAGTGGAATGGTCAACATGTACCGTATAACTGGGGATGATTGGGATTCATGGGGAGATGTTCTAGCCCATTTTGATGTCACCAG GGATTTTGCTGCTGCTGATATGATAGGAGCCAAAGGCTTGCTGGGGAAGTCATGGCCGGACTTAGATATGCTTCCGTTGGGATGGCTTAGTGATCCAG GTTCAAATGACGGTCCACACAGATGGACTAATCTCGGTTTAAGGGAGCAAAGAACGCAG ATGACTTTGTGGTCTATGGCCAGGTCTCCTCTCATGTTTGGAGGGGATATGAGACAGCTTAATGATGTCACAATGGAACTCCTTGCAAACCCTACCGTGCTGGAGATAAATTCTTTTAGCTCAAATAATAGGGAG TTTTCATACATTACCAGTAATGTGAGTGCAAAGGCCGTTAAGAATGATGATCACGTTCACACCTGGCAATCAAGAAGACATCTGACAAATGCAAAAACTACAAATACACATGTTCTTGGTCTCACTACCTGTGCAGATGCAAAAGCAATTGGTTGGTCCGCTCAAGCTCTTGACCAAGATCGCGAACACATCTGCTGGACGGCAAACTCAAGGGGCAAACATCAGGCACCTTTTTGCTTAAACAAGACAGAATCTCTCCTGGCaat AGATGAAGACATAACGGACAAACAGCAATATCTGGGGAAGGTCAATTTATTAGCAAATGATGGAACGGATCGCTGTTTGCATGCTTCTCCTAAACAAAAGCTTACTTCGAAGGACGTTAAGAGAGGTTTCTTTTCACCTTGTAGATGGGATGCAAACCAG GAGTGA
- the LOC126607984 gene encoding uncharacterized protein LOC126607984 isoform X1: MNVCLFLFTSLCFLLGLFTQRVSSQDRASTPPRGWNSYDSFIWTISEEEFSQNAKIMAKQLLSHGYEYAVVDYLWYRRKVPGAYVDSLGFDVIDEWGRPIPDPDRWPSSRGGKGFAEVAAKVHSLGLKFGIHVMRGISTQAVNASTLILDTNTGSAYKEAGRNWTAKDIGIKERTCAWMHNGFMSVNTKLGAGKAFLRSLYKQYAEWGVDFVKNDCVFGEDLDVPEITYISDILKQLDRPILYSLSPGTRVTPDMAKAISGMVNMYRITGDDWDSWGDVLAHFDVTRDFAAADMIGAKGLLGKSWPDLDMLPLGWLSDPGSNDGPHRWTNLGLREQRTQMTLWSMARSPLMFGGDMRQLNDVTMELLANPTVLEINSFSSNNREFSYITSNVSAKAVKNDDHVHTWQSRRHLTNAKTTNTHVLGLTTCADAKAIGWSAQALDQDREHICWTANSRGKHQAPFCLNKTESLLAIDEDITDKQQYLGKVNLLANDGTDRCLHASPKQKLTSKDVKRGFFSPCRWDANQMWELNPNGTLVNSYSGLCARIDSLFEAKAVTDVARSWIATGTKGEIYIAFFNLFSDWATITAQRADIVKELPMTKLARGSCTGSEVWTGQDLGVIGDAISFSVIPHGVALIVLHCS, from the exons ATGAATGTCTGCTTGTTCCTCTTCACCTCTCTCTGCTTCTTACTCGGTCTGTTCACCCAGAG GGTGTCATCACAAGATCGCGCCAGCACCCCGCCGAGAGGTTGGAACTCGTATGACTCGTTTATCTGGACTATTTCAGAGGAAGAATTCTCCCAAAATGCCAAAATTATGGCAAAGCAGCTCCTTTCTCATGGATATGAG TATGCTGTGGTGGATTACCTGTGGTATAGGAGAAAAGTTCCAGGTGCTTATGTTGATTCTCTTGGGTTTGATGTGATCGATGAGTGGGGGAGGCCGATACCTGATCCAGATAGGTGGCCTTCGTCGAGAGGTGGGAAAGGGTTCGCTGAAGTGGCAGCAAAAGTACATAGCCTCGGTTTGAAATTCGGGATTCATGTCATGAGAGGAATAAGTACACAGGCAGTAAATGCGAGTACCTTGATCTTGGACACCAACACG GGGTCTGCTTACAAAGAGGCTGGAAGAAATTGGACTGCAAAAGATATAGGGATCAAGGAGAGGACTTGTGCATGGATGCACAATGGTTTCATGAGTGTGAATACCAAGTTGGGCGCTGGAAAGGCCTTCTTGAGGTCACTCTATAAACAGTATGCTGAATGGGGTGTTGATTTTG TGAAAAATGACTGCGTGTTTGGTGAAGACTTAGACGTACCCGAAATAACCTACATTTCAGAC ATTCTGAAGCAACTTGACCGTCCTATATTGTATTCTCTATCTCCTGGAACCAGAGTAACACCTGATATGGCCAAGGCTATAAGTGGAATGGTCAACATGTACCGTATAACTGGGGATGATTGGGATTCATGGGGAGATGTTCTAGCCCATTTTGATGTCACCAG GGATTTTGCTGCTGCTGATATGATAGGAGCCAAAGGCTTGCTGGGGAAGTCATGGCCGGACTTAGATATGCTTCCGTTGGGATGGCTTAGTGATCCAG GTTCAAATGACGGTCCACACAGATGGACTAATCTCGGTTTAAGGGAGCAAAGAACGCAG ATGACTTTGTGGTCTATGGCCAGGTCTCCTCTCATGTTTGGAGGGGATATGAGACAGCTTAATGATGTCACAATGGAACTCCTTGCAAACCCTACCGTGCTGGAGATAAATTCTTTTAGCTCAAATAATAGGGAG TTTTCATACATTACCAGTAATGTGAGTGCAAAGGCCGTTAAGAATGATGATCACGTTCACACCTGGCAATCAAGAAGACATCTGACAAATGCAAAAACTACAAATACACATGTTCTTGGTCTCACTACCTGTGCAGATGCAAAAGCAATTGGTTGGTCCGCTCAAGCTCTTGACCAAGATCGCGAACACATCTGCTGGACGGCAAACTCAAGGGGCAAACATCAGGCACCTTTTTGCTTAAACAAGACAGAATCTCTCCTGGCaat AGATGAAGACATAACGGACAAACAGCAATATCTGGGGAAGGTCAATTTATTAGCAAATGATGGAACGGATCGCTGTTTGCATGCTTCTCCTAAACAAAAGCTTACTTCGAAGGACGTTAAGAGAGGTTTCTTTTCACCTTGTAGATGGGATGCAAACCAG ATGTGGGAGTTGAACCCCAACGGAACCTTGGTGAATAGTTATTCTGGCCTCTGTGCAAGAATTGATTCTTTATTTGAAG CTAAAGCCGTCACTGATGTTGCTCGCTCTTGGATTGCAACTGGAACAAAAG GAGAAATATACATAGCGTTTTTCAATTTGTTCAGTGATTGGGCTACTATAACTGCACAAAGAGCAGACATAGTCAAAGAACTTCCAATGACAAAATTGGCCAGAGGTTCTTGCACGGGATCGGAAGTATGGACCGGACAAGACTTAGGGGTAATAGGCGACGCAATTTCTTTTTCGGTTATACCGCACGGGGTTGCACTGATTGTCCTGCACTGTAGTTAG
- the LOC126607994 gene encoding sufE-like protein 2, chloroplastic: MNATVITTTTLPHFSSSRSAAAESSSNRQLHNLIPAKLKLDKQNNRCSLSIKCSPSRGIRIPSALALTAAEAPPSKATEMVADKIKRLVLEFKSLAEPIDRVKRLLHYAARLPPDNVSAREPESRVQGCSTQVWVEAEMDEAGRIRFRADSDSEISKGFCSCLIWMLDGAEAGEVLAVETHDLQDVNVGVYGKVNSRVNTWHNVLLAMQRKAQALVTERKQGIRGTNQ, encoded by the coding sequence ATGAACGCCACGgtaattacaacaacaacactGCCTCATTTCTCATCCTCCCGCTCCGCCGCCGCCGAATCATCCTCAAACCGCCAATTGCACAACCTTATACCGGCCAAGTTGAAACTCGACAAACAAAACAACAGATGTTCCTTATCCATAAAATGCAGCCCCAGTCGAGGAATTCGAATCCCGAGCGCGTTGGCCTTGACGGCGGCGGAGGCACCTCCGTCGAAGGCCACGGAGATGGTGGCTGACAAGATAAAACGGCTCGTTTTGGAATTCAAGTCCCTGGCGGAGCCAATCGACCGCGTGAAGCGGCTACTACACTACGCAGCGAGGCTCCCGCCGGACAATGTGTCGGCGCGGGAGCCAGAGAGCCGAGTCCAGGGGTGCTCGACGCAGGTGTGGGTGGAGGCGGAGATGGACGAGGCGGGGAGGATTAGGTTCCGGGCGGACAGCGACTCGGAGATCTCGAAGGGGTTCTGCTCGTGCCTGATTTGGATGCTCGACGGCGCAGAGGCGGGTGAGGTTCTGGCAGTGGAGACGCATGATTTGCAGGACGTGAATGTGGGGGTGTACGGGAAGGTGAATTCGAGAGTGAACACGTGGCACAACGTGCTGCTGGCGATGCAGAGGAAGGCTCAGGCTTTGGTGACGGAGCGAAAGCAGGGGATACGGGGGACTAATCAGTAA